A region of Gadus morhua chromosome 18, gadMor3.0, whole genome shotgun sequence DNA encodes the following proteins:
- the kcnj12a gene encoding ATP-sensitive inward rectifier potassium channel 12 produces the protein MSAGRTSRYSIVSSEEDGLRLATMHGMNGFGNGKIHTRRKCRNRFVKKNGQCNVQFANMEDKSQRYMADIFTTCVDIRWRWMLVVFTLVFVLSWLAFGLAFWVIALLHGDLDNPAGDDNFTPCVLQVNGFVAAFLFSIETQSTIGYGYRCVTEECPAAVFMVVFQSIVGCIIDCFMIGAIMAKMARPKKRAQTLLFSHNAVIAMRDGKLSLMWRVGNLRKSHIVEAHVRAQLIKPRITDEGEYIPLDQIDINVGFDKGLDRIFLVSPITILHQIDEESPLFGIGKQDLETADFEIVVILEGMVEATAMTTQARSSYLASEVLWGHRFEPVLFEEKNVYKVDYSHFHKTYEVPSTPRCSAKDIVENKFLVPSSNSNFCYENELAFLNREEEEEEDIVGGGRVLANLSPDRSSRHEFERLQASRGLDQRSYRRESEI, from the coding sequence ATGAGTGCAGGGAGAACCAGCCGCTACAGCATCGTGTCATCCGAGGAGGACGGCCTCCGCCTCGCCACCATGCACGGCATGAACGGCTTTGGCAACGGCAAGATCCACACGCGCCGCAAGTGCCGCAACCGCTTCGTCAAGAAGAACGGCCAGTGCAATGTGCAGTTTGCCAACATGGAGGACAAGTCCCAGAGGTACATGGCGGACATCTTCACCACGTGCGTGGACATCCGCTGGCGGTGGATGCTGGTGGTCTTCACCCTGGTGTTTGTGCTCTCCTGGCTGGCCTTCGGCTTGGCCTTCTGGGTCATAGCACTGCTGCACGGGGACCTGGATAACCCCGCCGGGGACGACAACTTCACCCCCTGCGTGCTGCAGGTCAACGGCTTCGTGGCCGCCTTTCTGTTCTCCATCGAGACCCAGTCCACCATCGGCTACGGGTACCGCTGCGTGACGGAGGAGTGCCCCGCGGCGGTCTTCATGGTGGTCTTCCAGTCCATCGTGGGCTGCATCATCGACTGCTTCATGATCGGCGCCATCATGGCCAAGATGGCGAGGCCCAAGAAGCGAGCGCAGACCCTGCTGTTCAGCCACAACGCCGTCATCGCCATGCGGGACGGCAAGCTGAGTCTGATGTGGCGGGTGGGGAACCTGCGCAAGAGCCACATAGTAGAGGCACACGTCAGGGCGCAGCTCATCAAACCTCGGATCACCGACGAGGGGGAATACATCCCCCTGGATCAGATCGACATCAACGTGGGCTTTGACAAGGGACTGGATCGGATTTTCCTGGTTTCGCCAATCACCATTCTCCACCAGATTGACGAGGAGAGTCCGCTGTTTGGGATCGGCAAGCAGGACCTCGAGACGGCCGACTTTGAGATCGTGGTGATCCTGGAGGGGATGGTGGAGGCGACCGCCATGACGACGCAGGCGCGCAGCTCCTACCTGGCCTCCGAGGTGCTCTGGGGCCACCGGTTCGAACCGGTCCTGTTCGAGGAGAAGAACGTCTACAAGGTGGATTACTCTCATTTCCACAAGACCTACGAGGTTCCGTCCACCCCCCGATGCAGTGCCAAGGACATCGTGGAGAACAAGTTCCTGGTGCCCAGCTCCAATTCCAACTTCTGCTACGAGAACGAGCTGGCCTTCCTCaaccgggaggaggaggaagaggaggacatagTGGGAGGAGGACGGGTACTCGCTAACCTCAGTCCAGACCGGAGCAGTAGGCATGAGTTTGAGCGGCTGCAGGCCAGCAGGGGGTTGGATCAAAGGTCGTACCGCAGAGAGTCGGAAATATGA